The genome window TAAGGGTATATTATATCGGTTGTCTTTGTGCAAGACTGGGTTGTGTTGTACATAATTACTGTAGAGTCAGTAGACTCGTTATATTGAGGAAAAATGTGTCATTGAATATACGTTGATTTTAAAGATGCCCATTACTGAAGGTTAGACATGGTatggaggaaaaaaaagtggataatttttttttgtattattctcCTTGTTTTGCTGCTACAGTAAGTGAGAGAGGAATTTATATGAATAATTTAAGTTTGTATCTGTACCTTTCAGTATACAAATAAAGTAGATGTTCAACTCATGTCCTATCTGGTTGTTTTACTGGTGCCTTAAAATGAAATCACTCAAGTTTATATAAATCATTTATTATACGATTTTCTTCAGTTAATTTCATTATTCAATTCAGTTCTCAGTTCTCAATTGCATAAAGACATAATGGGTATTAAGGCTGCAACGATTAGTTGGGATATAAACTGAATGGTTCAAGTAAACATTTTCTGCAGTAAGAATCAAATATTTGGTTCAATGGATCATTAAAGGAAACGTTAAGTCTTCCTTGGCTGCTTGTGAGATAAAGGAAGCACATCTAAGACATCACGGATCACGTAACTTGAAATGGGATTGGCTATAACATGTTCAGACTAAATGATTCGAGAAACTGATCAGATTTATCGACTTTGAAAATATTGTTAAGTTGCAAGCCCAGATGGGTCTTATGTCACTGACAAATTAGCGTAAGCGTAATCCAATGAGGCGTTATTACACTGTCATATTTTCTGTAAAACTAGTACATCAAACACGTGTGTGTTGTATCCCTTAGCATAGCAGTTCAAGATTATTTCAACAGACACGGGAAACATTGAGAAAGATTCTTCAAAACAATTTATTCCACTATTTACAATAGAATACATATATTCAAGCCTCACTTCCAGAAGATCcaacaaaagtaaaaaaaataaaaaaaattggcaTCAACATCAAGTAGAACAAACAAGACTTCCTCCTAAGTCTCAGCTATTATTCTTCAGATTTAAATGTGCATTCAATATGAAATGTTAAATATTAGTATACTGAGTTGTTGAACGGAGATCTATCAGTTAAGCATATTTGTGATTGTCAATCATTTGGGGGAGTACTATTGGCCCTGGTAATGTCACTTTCTCCTTTGGCTTCAAGTAATGATTCTGGAATAGCCTTATCCTTTAGCTGGGGACTAGTCAGTCTGAAAAATGCTTTGGGCCTCAAAGAAGCTGCAGGCCTTCCACGGTGACCGTGTCCATGGTGAGGCCGTTCTCCAGCGCTGTGTGGTAGATCTCCAGGGCCTGCTCCAGCGCCAGGGTTCCTCCTTCCGCCGTCTCTATGATGGCGATGGTCTCTCCAAATTCATTGCACATGATGGTAGGTGTGCCCTGTGCCtgaaaggaaggaggaggagggcaaagAGATAGGTCAATATGGGCTACAGTAGGGATAGATGAGGTAACAAGCGATTTTATATACATCAAGTATTTAAGTATTATCCACATCACAGTTCCAATTCACAAGAGCCCAGTGAGGAGCCGACCTGCTGCAAGTCGGAGGCCTGGATCTGGATGATCTGAGGCTGTCCGTTGAACAGCTCCCCAGCGCCGCCGTCCACCAGCGACACGGCAGAGCTGGTCTCCATGGGCACCTGGGCGGCCTCCTCTTGGAGCTTCTGCTGCCGAGCGTGGGTCTTCTTGTGGTTCCTCAGGTTGGAGAAAGTCTTGAAGGCCTTGCCGCACTGCGGGCAGGCGTGCGGCCGCTCCCCGGTGTGCGTGCGCCGGTGCTCCGCCAGGTGCATGCTCTGGATGAAGCCCTTCCCGCACACCTCGCAGCGGAACGGCCGCTCGCCCGAGTGCGTGCGCAGGTGCTCCCGCAGGTGCGTGTTCTGGCGGAAGCGCTTGCCGCACACCTGACAGGGGAAGGGCCGCTCGCCCGTGTGCACCCTCTGGTGCAGCGCCACGGCCGACGACGACACAAACAGCTTGCCGCAGATGGGGCATTGGTGGGCTTTGGGACGCTTGCCGCCCGCGgtgccaccgccgccgccgccgcctccggtgCCGGCGCGCGACCGCCCGGGCCCGGCCGCCTGGTGGCTCAGCTGGTGGAGCCTCAGGTTGGGGAAGGAGTTGAGCTTCTTCCCGCAAACCTTGCAGTCCAGCCCTCCCCGCACCAGTGCCGACGACCCCccggcctccccctcctccgtcgTGTGGGCGGAAGAGGCCCCGGACCCCGCGTCGGCGACGGCGGGGTCTCCGGTGCCGAGCGGGGCCCCGGCCTCCAGCAGGCTGGCATGCTGCTCCAGGCAGTGGAAGTCCCTCTGCCTGCGGGTCAGGAAGCCCGACTCGCAGTGCGGACAGGGGAAGGGCGCGGGGGCCCCGGGGTGAGCCGCCGTGTAGCGGTGCGCCGCCAGCTTGGAGGGCCCGGCGAAGACGGACGGACAGTCGGGGCAGGTGAGCTTGGCGGGGGCGTCGTGCAACAGGCTGTGCTGCCGCAGGTTGGACGACTGGGAGAAGGTGCGCTCGCACACGTCACAGCGGTACGGCCGCACGCCAGAGTGAATGAGGCTGTGGCGCATGAGGTTGGCCAGCGACGAGAAGGTCTTGCCGCAGTCCGAGCACTGGAAGGGCCGCTCCCCCGTGTGCGTGCGCAGGTGGTTGCGCATGTGGATCTGCTTCTTGAACGACTTGGAGCAGACGCCGCACACGAAGCTGCGCTCCGGCACGTGGAACTTGCGGCGGTGGTTGGCGAGCTGCAGCGGGGAGGAGAAGGTCTTGGGGCAGGAGCGGCACGAGAAGGCCCCCTTGTCGGGGGCACTAGCCGGAGGGGCAGGGGCCGCCGCTGGGTCCTGCGACTCAGAGGACGCGCAGACAGAATCGCCATTGGGGGCGGGGTGGTCAACCAAGCCCACCTCGGTGGCTGCTTGTTGGAGGAGGCTGCTGGAGTCtgaggagagagcgaggagtCCGCCTCCCGCCCGTTTCACCTcctcgcctccctccccctgacccccttcctcttccatcTGCTGCATCTGATCGTCTGTGAGAGGAGCGAGGAGGTCATTGTTCTCATTTGGCTCCTCCAGCATTCTGgcggcctccctcctctctctggccctctgcaAGATGGTCAGAGCCGACAGGGACGCCCTCCTGGGGGCCGACTCCTTCAAGATGAACAAAGGTTGATGGTTACATCTCATCGTAATACAAGACTCCCTACCTCCAGCTTTTGGTCCATACTCCAAGTACATAGTAAAATATTTGTATGAGCGCCTTATTATGAAGTGATCTGGTTAGAAACAGATGTGTCCAATATAAAATGGAAGAAGGTGATGAATTTTGCAAGGGAACTTGGTGGAGGACAATCACAACATTGAGGATTAATGTTCATCCTGGGGGCACAACAAAGTTAAAGATGCTTCACTGAATTATGGTGCATCTCCCTCCATTATTCCCACGACGGTGCTTTATTTACAGCCTTCCTCTACAAACGTATTCATGGCCTATCGTTCACAAAATGTCTTGAAGAGGATGCCATGCGTCGTGAGGACAGAATAAGGACAAACATATTGCAATTTCTTACCGAAGCAATGGGGGTGGGCTGGGCAGACGGGTCTCGGTTGAGGTGGGTGCGGCGGTGGTAGAGGAACTTGGTCATGTTGGTGAAGGTTTTGCTGCAGACCTGACACTTGTGTAAGGGGTCGGCGATGTGGGACTTCCTGTTAAGAAGAAGAAAGTAGAAAATGAGGGGGATAAATCAACATGGAGGAACCTCTTTTGGGGCCAACCACGGTCTGCACTGTAATCCCATACAGGGGGCTCCGCCACTGCAGTGTGACGCGATTACTTAACTTAAAGGACTAGTGTGGGGGGCCTTTAATGCCTTGCGTGTACCTGTGCATGATGAGCGTCATCTCGGTGGTGAAGCCGTGCCCGCAGTCCACACAGAGGTACCTGGCCACGCcagagtgtgtgcgcatgtgcgtctGCAGTGACGTCGCCTTCTTGAACACCTTGTCGCACTCGGGGCATTCGTGCGTCCCCTGTTCGTGCACGCGCTTGTGAGCCGCCAGCCGGTTGGCGGAGGTGAAGGTGCGGTTGCACAGCTCGCACTGCTGGGGCGTGGCCCAGATGGCGTTCCTCTTCTCCGCGAGCCTCAACCGGGACTCGTCCGTCCTCTCTGCGTCCTCCCTCGCCCTCAGCTCCTCGAAGCCGCTCATGACTCCCGCCTCGCTGCTCTCCTTGTCCTGACCTAGGAAGTGCTCCCCTTGGTGCTGGAGGAAGTCCTCCGGGGTTTGGAAGAGCAGGGAGCACTCGGAGCATTCGTAGGGGTGGATGACCACCATCTCCGCCTGCTGCTGCGCATCCCCCTGGATGCCCGGGGCAAGCCTTATCTCCAGCCTCTGGAGGCCGTTGTCCAGCAGCCCCACCTTTCCTGAGGAGCCCGGCCCCAGGGTGGACAGCAGGGGAGGCAGCGTCTTGGTGCGCAGCGTGTTGCCCGTGGTGGAGCCGTCCGCCAGCGCCTGGGCCGTGAGGATCTGCAGGTGCATGGTGGCCGAGCCCAGGCTTGGAGAGACGGCGGACAGCATGGCGGCGTTAGGCGGCTTGGACATAATCTGTCGTTTCTTCGGTTGtctttgttgctgctgctgctgcagctgttgtagctgttgctgctgtagctgctgttgctgctgctgggtgagAACCTGAGGGAAAGGAAAACAAAGTTAATGTCTCTGAAACATCCGCTCAACTCCCCCGCACCATGACCCAAATGGGAGAAGTTTACCTGAGCCAGGATCTCCTCTGCTTGCTGGTCGCTCAACACATAGTTCTGGACACTGTTCAACAGAGTGATGGTCCCATCGGATTGCAGCACGTACTCCTAGagcaaagaggagaagagaaactTGACTAGCCAGGGCAACGATACATGTTTCATCATCATGTTGCACTGAGCTTTTGTCTTCCtaaagacaaaagaaaaaaatacactcATGTGTGCAGCCGAGTACAACATGGGCATGTGCGCTGTCCTTACGGCGGTCACCATTTTGCTGTGTGTGCTACTTCTGCTGTGGCTGTTTCGGTGTTCCAGCCAGACATCAGGGGAGTCAAAAAGAGCCAGGCAGTCCAGACACTGGTACTTGACCGGCCCGGAGTCCTCTGCTCCCGCCTCGTCTGTCTCCAGGACCTCACAGAGCTCTGAAGGAACAAACATGCCTAAGAATATACTGCACTGGAATACGAGTTTCAGGTCAGAAAACGATGAACTCATGCACTTATAAACaagcaacaaaaaaacagaCAATGTTGAATTAATTGAAATGAATAGAAAATGTCAGCTAAAACCTAAAAAATGACATACTCTGTCATACCCCCCGAAAATGTCGTACTCGTCTTAGGTGAAAGAATTGATGACACCATAAAATCCTAacagacatgaataattaatCAAACCCAACCATTCCCCCTTACCCTGGtgctccacctccatccccgcTTCTCTCATGTGCATCTCCTGGTGTTGCAGTAGTTCATCGGAATTCACCAGAAGAGCTCCACACTCCAGGCACTGGTACTGCTGGGTCTCCTCCATCTCAGTCATGTCCTGGATGGACACCTCTTGCTCCCCATCCCCCTCAACCCCGTTGTGGATCTGCTGGTGCACCAGCACATCTTCCAGGGTGTTGAAGAGCTCCTGGCACTCGCTGCACATGTACTGGTGCTCC of Gadus macrocephalus chromosome 11, ASM3116895v1 contains these proteins:
- the znf526 gene encoding zinc finger protein 574 isoform X1 — its product is MRDILNTSYAAMTEPGEDVEGVYVEHQYMCSECQELFNTLEDVLVHQQIHNGVEGDGEQEVSIQDMTEMEETQQYQCLECGALLVNSDELLQHQEMHMREAGMEVEHQELCEVLETDEAGAEDSGPVKYQCLDCLALFDSPDVWLEHRNSHSRSSTHSKMVTAEYVLQSDGTITLLNSVQNYVLSDQQAEEILAQVLTQQQQQQLQQQQLQQLQQQQQQRQPKKRQIMSKPPNAAMLSAVSPSLGSATMHLQILTAQALADGSTTGNTLRTKTLPPLLSTLGPGSSGKVGLLDNGLQRLEIRLAPGIQGDAQQQAEMVVIHPYECSECSLLFQTPEDFLQHQGEHFLGQDKESSEAGVMSGFEELRAREDAERTDESRLRLAEKRNAIWATPQQCELCNRTFTSANRLAAHKRVHEQGTHECPECDKVFKKATSLQTHMRTHSGVARYLCVDCGHGFTTEMTLIMHRKSHIADPLHKCQVCSKTFTNMTKFLYHRRTHLNRDPSAQPTPIASESAPRRASLSALTILQRARERREAARMLEEPNENNDLLAPLTDDQMQQMEEEGGQGEGGEEVKRAGGGLLALSSDSSSLLQQAATEVGLVDHPAPNGDSVCASSESQDPAAAPAPPASAPDKGAFSCRSCPKTFSSPLQLANHRRKFHVPERSFVCGVCSKSFKKQIHMRNHLRTHTGERPFQCSDCGKTFSSLANLMRHSLIHSGVRPYRCDVCERTFSQSSNLRQHSLLHDAPAKLTCPDCPSVFAGPSKLAAHRYTAAHPGAPAPFPCPHCESGFLTRRQRDFHCLEQHASLLEAGAPLGTGDPAVADAGSGASSAHTTEEGEAGGSSALVRGGLDCKVCGKKLNSFPNLRLHQLSHQAAGPGRSRAGTGGGGGGGGTAGGKRPKAHQCPICGKLFVSSSAVALHQRVHTGERPFPCQVCGKRFRQNTHLREHLRTHSGERPFRCEVCGKGFIQSMHLAEHRRTHTGERPHACPQCGKAFKTFSNLRNHKKTHARQQKLQEEAAQVPMETSSAVSLVDGGAGELFNGQPQIIQIQASDLQQAQGTPTIMCNEFGETIAIIETAEGGTLALEQALEIYHTALENGLTMDTVTVEGLQLL
- the znf526 gene encoding zinc finger protein 574 isoform X2 — its product is MRDILNTSYAAMTEPGEDVEGVYVEHQYMCSECQELFNTLEDVLVHQQIHNGVEGDGEQEVSIQDMTEMEETQQYQCLECGALLVNSDELLQHQEMHMREAGMEVEHQELCEVLETDEAGAEDSGPVKYQCLDCLALFDSPDVWLEHRNSHSRSSTHSKMEYVLQSDGTITLLNSVQNYVLSDQQAEEILAQVLTQQQQQQLQQQQLQQLQQQQQQRQPKKRQIMSKPPNAAMLSAVSPSLGSATMHLQILTAQALADGSTTGNTLRTKTLPPLLSTLGPGSSGKVGLLDNGLQRLEIRLAPGIQGDAQQQAEMVVIHPYECSECSLLFQTPEDFLQHQGEHFLGQDKESSEAGVMSGFEELRAREDAERTDESRLRLAEKRNAIWATPQQCELCNRTFTSANRLAAHKRVHEQGTHECPECDKVFKKATSLQTHMRTHSGVARYLCVDCGHGFTTEMTLIMHRKSHIADPLHKCQVCSKTFTNMTKFLYHRRTHLNRDPSAQPTPIASESAPRRASLSALTILQRARERREAARMLEEPNENNDLLAPLTDDQMQQMEEEGGQGEGGEEVKRAGGGLLALSSDSSSLLQQAATEVGLVDHPAPNGDSVCASSESQDPAAAPAPPASAPDKGAFSCRSCPKTFSSPLQLANHRRKFHVPERSFVCGVCSKSFKKQIHMRNHLRTHTGERPFQCSDCGKTFSSLANLMRHSLIHSGVRPYRCDVCERTFSQSSNLRQHSLLHDAPAKLTCPDCPSVFAGPSKLAAHRYTAAHPGAPAPFPCPHCESGFLTRRQRDFHCLEQHASLLEAGAPLGTGDPAVADAGSGASSAHTTEEGEAGGSSALVRGGLDCKVCGKKLNSFPNLRLHQLSHQAAGPGRSRAGTGGGGGGGGTAGGKRPKAHQCPICGKLFVSSSAVALHQRVHTGERPFPCQVCGKRFRQNTHLREHLRTHSGERPFRCEVCGKGFIQSMHLAEHRRTHTGERPHACPQCGKAFKTFSNLRNHKKTHARQQKLQEEAAQVPMETSSAVSLVDGGAGELFNGQPQIIQIQASDLQQAQGTPTIMCNEFGETIAIIETAEGGTLALEQALEIYHTALENGLTMDTVTVEGLQLL